The Candidatus Manganitrophus noduliformans genome includes a window with the following:
- a CDS encoding ATP-binding protein: protein MRATKRATKAASFRDSREYLAAELDWLDRALSLLLHLFHRREAKTEGQGLFLSQKEAERLLSQNPPADEPDAEALRASLDRSRREIVSRRKASLEEGVYLSLPHLAHLFHLSPVEETALLVSLAPELDPKYAKLYAYLQDDLTRKFPSVDLILTIARLQGAVGPQGRFFFSAQAPLLRWHLLHPAGEAGLPIPRLNQGLVLDERIVAFLLEIAQFDAKVLPYVQPLRRKERALPSPAAEVVSQLQGLITSQFQQQNAPRRKVLAYFYGPGAPDGRGIAEQLCETLKIHLIEVDLAALHQAGLAGALPFAEGLRRIVREALLQPAALYLSGFEKWREEGKGDISVMESLLREASWLTFIEGTEPRVPGAISEESLFLPFALSLPDAHRRIEGWRGLIDRAPTTIGKEEIESLSLRYRLTLREMEEAMCLARDRATLRSPAQAEVTCDDLLWACRERSQVHFGGLARSMTPRASWEDLVLPNPLLQQLREIVSQVRHRPQVLHDWGFEKKLLLGKGIYILFMGPSGTGKTLAAEVLAQMLGRDLLKVDLSAVVSKYIGETEKNLQRIFSGAERSDAILLFDEADALFGKRSEVKDAHDRYANIEVNYLLQRLEEYEGIVILATNFAQNIDDAFSRRIQMSIEFPFPNEASRLEIWKKHLPKEAPLAEGVDLEYLAGQFKIAGGNIRNIVLNAAFLAAEAGGPIQMVHLLQAIRREYEKMGKLFSESEFTLPPALATERAVPKRSAR, encoded by the coding sequence ATGAGAGCGACTAAGAGAGCGACCAAGGCCGCGTCGTTCCGCGACAGCCGGGAGTACCTCGCCGCCGAGCTCGACTGGCTCGATCGGGCGTTATCGCTCCTGCTTCACCTCTTCCATCGACGCGAGGCAAAAACGGAAGGGCAGGGGCTTTTTCTTTCGCAGAAGGAGGCCGAGCGGCTTCTCTCTCAAAACCCTCCGGCGGATGAACCCGACGCCGAAGCGCTCCGCGCCTCGCTCGATCGGTCGCGAAGAGAGATCGTCTCCAGAAGAAAGGCGAGTCTGGAAGAAGGGGTCTATCTTTCCCTCCCTCACCTCGCGCATCTTTTCCATCTCTCGCCGGTCGAGGAGACCGCCCTTCTTGTCTCCCTTGCGCCGGAGCTCGATCCGAAATATGCCAAGCTCTACGCCTATCTTCAGGACGATTTGACACGGAAGTTCCCCAGCGTCGATCTGATTCTGACGATCGCCCGGCTGCAAGGAGCGGTCGGCCCGCAGGGGCGTTTTTTCTTCTCCGCGCAGGCGCCGCTGCTTCGCTGGCACCTTCTCCACCCGGCCGGGGAGGCGGGGCTCCCGATTCCTCGGTTGAATCAAGGGCTCGTTCTTGACGAGCGGATCGTCGCCTTTCTCCTGGAGATCGCGCAGTTCGATGCAAAGGTCCTCCCCTATGTTCAGCCGCTTCGCCGGAAAGAGCGGGCCCTTCCGTCGCCCGCCGCGGAGGTGGTCTCCCAGCTGCAAGGGTTGATCACGTCACAGTTCCAGCAACAGAATGCCCCCCGGCGAAAAGTCCTCGCCTACTTCTACGGACCCGGCGCCCCCGATGGGCGGGGGATCGCCGAGCAGCTCTGCGAAACATTGAAGATCCATCTGATCGAGGTCGATCTGGCCGCGCTGCATCAGGCCGGGCTGGCCGGCGCCCTCCCCTTCGCCGAGGGGCTTCGACGGATCGTCCGCGAGGCGTTGCTGCAGCCGGCGGCGCTTTATCTCTCCGGCTTCGAGAAGTGGCGGGAGGAGGGAAAAGGGGATATCTCCGTGATGGAATCTCTTTTGCGGGAAGCTTCCTGGCTCACCTTCATCGAGGGGACGGAGCCGCGGGTGCCGGGGGCGATCTCTGAAGAGAGCCTTTTTCTCCCCTTCGCCCTCTCCCTCCCCGACGCTCACCGCCGGATCGAGGGGTGGAGAGGATTGATCGACCGGGCGCCGACGACGATCGGGAAAGAGGAGATCGAATCGCTCTCGCTCCGGTATCGGCTGACCCTGCGGGAGATGGAGGAGGCGATGTGCCTTGCCCGGGATCGGGCGACTCTCCGCTCCCCCGCGCAGGCGGAGGTGACGTGCGACGACCTTCTCTGGGCCTGCCGCGAGCGATCGCAGGTTCACTTCGGCGGCCTGGCGCGGTCGATGACCCCCCGCGCTTCCTGGGAAGATCTTGTCTTGCCCAACCCCCTCCTCCAGCAGCTTCGGGAGATCGTCTCCCAGGTCCGCCATCGACCGCAGGTTTTGCACGATTGGGGTTTTGAGAAGAAGCTCCTCCTCGGAAAGGGGATCTACATTCTCTTCATGGGGCCGAGCGGGACCGGAAAGACCCTGGCGGCCGAGGTCTTGGCGCAAATGTTGGGACGGGATCTTTTGAAGGTCGATCTCTCGGCGGTCGTCAGCAAATATATCGGCGAAACCGAGAAGAATCTCCAACGGATCTTCTCGGGGGCCGAGCGGTCGGACGCGATCCTCTTGTTCGACGAGGCCGACGCCCTTTTCGGAAAGCGCTCCGAGGTGAAGGATGCCCACGACCGCTATGCCAATATCGAGGTCAACTATCTTTTGCAGCGATTGGAGGAGTACGAGGGAATCGTCATCCTGGCGACCAACTTCGCGCAAAACATCGACGACGCCTTCTCCCGGCGAATCCAGATGAGCATCGAGTTCCCCTTTCCGAACGAAGCGTCGCGCCTGGAGATCTGGAAGAAGCATCTTCCGAAGGAGGCGCCGCTGGCGGAGGGGGTCGATCTCGAATATCTGGCGGGTCAATTCAAGATCGCCGGCGGGAATATCCGGAACATTGTTTTAAATGCGGCGTTCCTGGCGGCGGAGGCGGGGGGGCCGATTCAGATGGTGCATCTTCTTCAAGCGATTCGAAGGGAATATGAAAAGATGGGGAAACTCTTCTCCGAGTCGGAATTCACCCTTCCCCCGGCCCTTGCAACCGAGCGGGCCGTCCCCAAGAGGAGCGCCAGATGA
- a CDS encoding phage tail sheath subtilisin-like domain-containing protein: protein MERLHPGVYIEEVPSGVRPIEGVSTSTAAFIGKAEKGPLDRALMVTSFIEFQATYGTFQNDSYLAHAALQFFNNGGKRLYIVRVANGAVAADVAIVDRKGTPAKTLTIFANSPGAWGNALDIDVADGAQDSGNEFKITVKLNGTPLEIHDNLSMNPDATNFVENVVTANSKLIKAVVDPANDTTNRGTSVSGASPATTLPAGNRKMVVNVNGDGPQTITLANPLTTGGEIATAIETAVRALVPLRGSTPTAAFTAFTAGFATGVYTLTSGAGGKRSSVQVTNAPSENGATLLKLGRNNGGVEQAGAAVLRPAVGANYHVGDAAVAGNVISATLGSDGITPQEIDYQNGFALLDVRRDVNIVAVPGIGSKTMVDFGGNYCRNRQDCFFVGDMGAADDTKEEAQAFVTGLTVKSSYAAVYFPWLKAIDPTGVSPEPILLPPSGYVAGMYARIDSRRGVWKAPAGTEANIGGAVGLTKEITDAEQDTLNPIGVNVIRVFPASGIVIWGARTVATQADPEYRYVPVRRTAIFIEQSIYNGIQWAVFEPNDEDLWASLRLNIGAFMMTLFRAGAFQGATPSQAFFVKADSQTTTQADIDAGVVNVMVGFAPLKPAEFVVIKISQKAGESA from the coding sequence ATGGAAAGACTGCATCCGGGTGTCTACATTGAGGAGGTCCCGAGCGGGGTTCGTCCGATCGAGGGGGTCAGCACCTCCACGGCGGCGTTTATCGGAAAGGCCGAGAAGGGACCGCTCGACCGGGCCTTGATGGTGACGAGCTTCATCGAGTTTCAGGCGACTTACGGCACATTTCAGAACGACAGCTACCTCGCCCACGCGGCGCTCCAATTCTTCAACAACGGAGGAAAGCGGCTCTACATCGTCCGGGTCGCGAACGGGGCGGTGGCCGCCGATGTGGCGATCGTCGATCGAAAGGGGACCCCCGCAAAGACCCTCACGATCTTTGCCAACAGCCCCGGCGCCTGGGGGAACGCGCTCGACATCGATGTCGCCGACGGCGCGCAGGATTCGGGGAACGAATTCAAGATCACCGTCAAGCTCAATGGAACCCCTCTTGAAATCCACGACAACCTCAGCATGAATCCCGACGCGACGAACTTCGTCGAAAATGTCGTGACGGCCAACTCCAAGCTGATTAAAGCGGTGGTCGATCCGGCCAACGACACGACCAACCGGGGAACCAGCGTCAGCGGCGCCTCCCCGGCGACCACCCTCCCCGCCGGCAACCGGAAGATGGTGGTGAACGTCAACGGCGACGGACCGCAGACGATCACCCTGGCCAATCCGCTCACCACCGGGGGGGAGATCGCCACCGCGATCGAGACTGCGGTTCGGGCGCTGGTCCCGCTCCGGGGATCGACGCCGACCGCCGCGTTCACCGCCTTCACCGCCGGGTTTGCGACAGGGGTCTACACCCTCACCTCCGGCGCCGGCGGAAAGCGCTCTTCGGTCCAGGTGACCAATGCCCCGTCGGAGAACGGGGCGACCCTTCTCAAGCTGGGGAGAAACAACGGCGGAGTCGAACAGGCCGGCGCCGCCGTTCTTCGCCCGGCCGTCGGAGCCAACTACCATGTCGGCGATGCCGCCGTGGCCGGCAACGTGATCAGCGCCACCCTCGGGAGCGACGGGATCACGCCGCAGGAGATCGACTATCAGAACGGCTTCGCCCTTCTCGACGTCCGGCGGGATGTGAACATCGTCGCCGTGCCGGGGATCGGCTCGAAGACGATGGTCGACTTCGGCGGCAACTATTGCCGCAACCGCCAAGACTGCTTCTTTGTGGGGGACATGGGGGCGGCCGACGATACCAAAGAGGAAGCGCAGGCCTTCGTGACCGGTCTCACCGTGAAGAGCTCGTATGCCGCGGTTTACTTTCCCTGGCTCAAAGCGATCGACCCGACCGGGGTCTCGCCGGAGCCGATTCTCCTCCCCCCTTCCGGCTATGTCGCCGGGATGTACGCGCGGATCGACTCCCGGCGCGGCGTCTGGAAGGCACCGGCGGGAACCGAGGCGAATATCGGCGGGGCCGTGGGGCTGACCAAAGAGATCACCGACGCCGAGCAGGACACGTTGAACCCGATCGGGGTGAATGTGATCCGGGTCTTTCCCGCGTCCGGCATCGTCATCTGGGGGGCGCGGACCGTCGCGACGCAGGCCGATCCGGAGTATCGCTACGTTCCGGTCCGGCGGACCGCCATCTTCATCGAGCAGAGCATCTACAACGGCATCCAGTGGGCGGTCTTCGAGCCGAACGACGAAGACCTCTGGGCGAGCCTGCGCCTGAACATCGGCGCCTTTATGATGACCCTCTTCCGGGCCGGCGCATTCCAGGGGGCGACCCCGTCGCAGGCCTTCTTCGTGAAGGCCGACAGCCAGACGACGACCCAGGCCGACATCGATGCCGGGGTGGTCAACGTGATGGTCGGCTTTGCGCCGCTGAAGCCGGCGGAGTTCGTGGTGATTAAGATCAGTCAGAAGGCCGGGGAGTCGGCGTAA
- a CDS encoding DUF4255 domain-containing protein, producing MSTTIGKVTESLKNLLVGEMVPATNVSLISPGDTSGQNKRINLFLYRVIENPHLNNRDWQPKRGTTNQLVAPPLALNLFYLMTPFSPLDPQTGLADAHGLLGEAMRVLYENAIIPQTYLETGLQEGEVKVTLLPLDLEQLSKIWTALNKDFRLSVAYEVSYVEVPAEQERPLPKRVTQVELDVRAPFKQPVLQGMSPLSGPVGTTLQFTGTFLRGWKATVRVGGRIAVEDQMLFEDQLFVAPVPAGLTPGVYEVEVNVANLSRLREVFEVVP from the coding sequence ATGAGCACCACCATCGGAAAAGTGACCGAGTCGTTGAAGAATCTTCTCGTCGGCGAGATGGTTCCGGCGACGAATGTGTCGCTGATCTCTCCCGGCGACACGAGCGGGCAGAACAAGCGGATCAATCTTTTTCTCTACCGGGTCATCGAGAACCCGCACCTGAACAATCGCGATTGGCAGCCGAAGCGGGGAACGACGAACCAGCTCGTCGCTCCACCGCTCGCCCTGAACCTTTTCTATTTGATGACCCCCTTTTCTCCCCTCGATCCGCAGACCGGCCTGGCCGATGCGCACGGACTGTTGGGGGAGGCGATGCGGGTCCTCTACGAAAATGCCATCATCCCTCAGACCTACCTCGAAACGGGCCTGCAGGAGGGGGAGGTGAAGGTGACCCTCCTTCCGCTCGATCTCGAGCAGCTCAGCAAGATCTGGACGGCGCTGAACAAAGATTTCCGTCTCTCGGTCGCTTACGAAGTCTCATATGTGGAGGTTCCGGCGGAGCAAGAGCGTCCGCTGCCGAAGCGGGTCACGCAAGTCGAACTCGATGTCCGCGCGCCCTTTAAGCAGCCGGTCCTTCAGGGGATGTCCCCTCTTTCCGGTCCGGTCGGGACGACCCTCCAGTTCACCGGGACTTTCCTGCGGGGATGGAAAGCGACGGTCCGCGTCGGCGGTCGGATCGCGGTGGAAGATCAGATGCTCTTCGAGGATCAACTGTTTGTGGCACCGGTCCCGGCGGGACTGACGCCGGGGGTCTATGAGGTCGAAGTGAACGTAGCGAACCTCTCCCGGCTGCGGGAGGTGTTTGAGGTGGTTCCATGA
- a CDS encoding phage tail protein, producing the protein MAKFTVNTHRFDPYRNFKFKVKVDNQYVAGLSKCSSLKRTTEVTPWREGGDPSTSRQLPGKTKYEAITLEAGVTHDTTFEDWANLVHNFQGDASGSLKNFRKDIAIDVFNEAGQKVFSYNVFRCWVSDYQALPDLDAGANAVAIQTIKLENEGWERDKSVTEPTEK; encoded by the coding sequence ATGGCCAAGTTCACGGTCAACACGCATCGGTTCGATCCGTATCGCAATTTTAAGTTCAAAGTCAAAGTGGATAATCAGTATGTCGCCGGCTTGAGCAAGTGCAGCTCGCTCAAGCGGACGACCGAAGTCACCCCTTGGCGGGAGGGGGGCGATCCCTCCACCAGCCGCCAGCTTCCCGGGAAGACAAAATACGAGGCGATTACATTGGAGGCCGGCGTCACCCACGACACCACCTTTGAGGATTGGGCCAATCTGGTCCACAACTTCCAGGGAGACGCGTCGGGGTCGCTGAAGAACTTCCGGAAGGACATCGCGATCGACGTCTTCAACGAGGCGGGCCAAAAGGTTTTCTCGTACAACGTTTTCCGTTGCTGGGTCTCGGATTACCAGGCCCTTCCCGACCTGGATGCCGGCGCCAACGCGGTCGCCATCCAAACGATCAAGCTCGAGAACGAAGGATGGGAGCGGGATAAGTCGGTGACCGAGCCGACCGAGAAGTAA
- a CDS encoding LysM peptidoglycan-binding domain-containing protein has translation MIYKGSRYTRTEVIAPENAEEKTPRVLEIREIPKTPGVFEHIVSEGERLDHLAHRFYTDPKKYWLILDANTDELNPFHLLKPGRRIRVPQNRIV, from the coding sequence ATGATCTACAAAGGCTCGCGCTACACCCGGACAGAAGTCATCGCTCCCGAGAACGCCGAGGAGAAGACGCCGCGAGTGCTGGAGATCCGGGAGATTCCGAAAACCCCCGGCGTCTTCGAGCACATCGTCAGCGAGGGAGAACGGTTGGATCATCTGGCGCATCGGTTCTATACCGATCCGAAGAAGTATTGGCTGATCTTGGACGCAAATACGGATGAGTTAAATCCGTTTCATCTCCTCAAGCCGGGCCGGCGGATCCGTGTCCCGCAGAATCGGATTGTGTAA
- a CDS encoding phage late control D family protein translates to MEIKEVVTLSINGEKQDDLIPDLIRIEVEEDVDAASVFRVEIALNVERDGSWRYIDEKELFRVWNRVSIEAGYPESGIETLIDGYITHMNVNLSGDPQESTLEISGMDASALMDLEEKQLAWPNKKDSEIAQQIFGDYGLSYEVEDTVARLEETVSTTLQTESDIRFLRRLAARNGFECFVQGSKGYFRSPTLELPPQKILAIQFGEETNLVNLRFRVDGTAPTHLEIRRIDPFEKEEAREEMTESPRRKLGETGLADLQSGARAGRLLLKNQIAASSQEMRGRLREGYRGGDRFVHVEGEIDARIYGAVLRPKRLVTIKGAGEQFSGLYYVTRVRHAFTLDGYTQNFEGGRNGAGLTGDEVFAAAALPIAIALPGLGGASVESGNRVLPAQQEGSTIPGI, encoded by the coding sequence ATGGAAATCAAAGAAGTCGTCACCCTCTCGATTAACGGGGAAAAGCAGGACGATCTCATTCCCGATCTGATACGGATTGAGGTGGAAGAGGATGTCGACGCCGCCAGCGTCTTCCGGGTCGAGATCGCCCTCAACGTCGAGCGTGACGGAAGCTGGAGATACATCGACGAGAAGGAGCTCTTTCGGGTCTGGAACCGGGTTTCGATCGAGGCCGGCTATCCGGAGAGCGGCATCGAGACGCTGATCGACGGCTACATTACCCACATGAACGTAAACCTCTCCGGCGATCCGCAGGAGTCGACGCTGGAGATCTCCGGGATGGACGCGAGCGCCTTGATGGACCTGGAGGAGAAGCAGCTCGCCTGGCCGAACAAAAAAGACAGCGAGATCGCCCAGCAGATTTTCGGCGACTATGGATTGAGCTACGAGGTGGAGGACACGGTGGCCCGGCTGGAGGAGACGGTCTCAACCACCCTTCAAACCGAAAGCGACATCCGGTTTCTCCGGCGGCTGGCGGCGCGGAACGGGTTCGAATGCTTCGTCCAAGGGAGCAAGGGGTACTTCAGAAGCCCGACGCTCGAACTGCCGCCGCAGAAAATTCTGGCGATCCAGTTCGGCGAGGAGACGAACCTTGTGAATCTTCGCTTTCGCGTCGACGGCACCGCCCCGACCCATCTTGAAATCCGCCGAATCGATCCGTTCGAGAAGGAGGAGGCGCGGGAAGAGATGACGGAGAGCCCCCGGCGCAAGCTCGGCGAGACCGGCTTGGCTGATCTCCAGTCGGGGGCGCGCGCCGGGCGCCTCCTGCTGAAAAACCAGATCGCCGCGTCGTCTCAGGAGATGCGGGGGCGGTTGCGCGAAGGATACCGGGGGGGCGATCGGTTTGTTCATGTCGAGGGGGAGATCGACGCGCGGATCTACGGCGCGGTGTTGCGGCCGAAGCGGCTGGTGACGATCAAAGGGGCCGGCGAGCAGTTCAGCGGACTTTATTATGTGACCCGCGTCCGTCATGCGTTCACTCTCGACGGCTACACACAAAACTTCGAAGGGGGAAGGAACGGCGCGGGATTGACCGGCGACGAGGTTTTCGCCGCAGCGGCCCTCCCGATCGCGATCGCGCTCCCCGGCCTTGGCGGCGCCTCGGTCGAATCGGGCAACCGCGTTCTTCCGGCGCAACAAGAAGGATCGACGATCCCAGGAATTTGA